In Nocardioides sp. InS609-2, a single genomic region encodes these proteins:
- a CDS encoding amino acid ABC transporter ATP-binding protein, with protein MSPTPLLSVTDLRKSFGDQDVLRDIDFTVDSGTVTVLLGPSGSGKTTVLRSLNTLEVPDSGVVRIDDVEVDFSQVRGRREAERDFAQLRRQSAMVFQSHHLFPHRTVLENLSEGPIHAQGRPEAEVVPEARALLEQVGLADREDAFPSQLSGGQQQRVGIARALALKPKLMLFDEPTSSLDPELVGEVLGVMKDLAAEGWTMVVVTHEIRFAQQVSDQVLFLDNGVIAERGPAAQVIGDPQEARTRQFLQRILDPI; from the coding sequence ATGAGCCCCACTCCCCTGCTGTCGGTCACCGACCTGCGCAAGTCGTTCGGCGACCAGGACGTGCTGCGCGACATCGACTTCACTGTCGACTCGGGCACGGTCACCGTGCTGCTCGGTCCCTCGGGCTCCGGCAAGACGACCGTGCTGCGGTCTCTCAACACCCTGGAGGTGCCCGACAGTGGCGTCGTACGCATCGATGACGTCGAGGTCGACTTCAGCCAGGTCCGTGGTCGTCGGGAGGCCGAGCGCGACTTCGCCCAGCTGCGGCGTCAGAGCGCGATGGTGTTCCAGTCGCACCACCTCTTCCCGCACCGCACCGTGCTCGAGAACCTGTCCGAGGGTCCGATCCATGCACAGGGTCGTCCTGAGGCGGAAGTCGTGCCAGAGGCACGGGCCCTGCTCGAGCAGGTCGGCCTGGCTGACCGGGAGGACGCGTTTCCCAGCCAGCTCTCGGGCGGCCAGCAGCAGCGCGTCGGCATCGCCCGGGCGCTGGCGCTCAAGCCGAAGCTGATGCTCTTCGACGAGCCCACCTCGTCGCTCGACCCCGAGCTTGTCGGCGAGGTCCTGGGTGTGATGAAGGACCTCGCGGCCGAGGGCTGGACCATGGTCGTGGTCACGCACGAGATCCGCTTCGCGCAGCAGGTGTCCGACCAGGTGCTCTTCCTCGACAACGGCGTCATCGCCGAGCGCGGCCCGGCCGCGCAGGTGATCGGCGACCCGCAGGAAGCGCGCACCCGGCAGTTCCTCCAGCGCATCCTCGACCCCATCTGA
- a CDS encoding pyridoxamine 5'-phosphate oxidase family protein — translation MGTEQDRRELVAAIMKDTRIATLTYQDAEGRLVSMPMGTQDFEDAGTVWFITQKSSEKIAAISARPDVNVAYAADKGWVSLSGTARLSDDRAKLKELWDASAGIFMSGGPDDPDNVLLRVDGSTAEYWESPGKVAAAVTLVKGLLTDGEPDLGDNAVVDV, via the coding sequence ATGGGCACCGAGCAGGACCGGCGCGAGCTGGTCGCCGCGATCATGAAGGACACCCGGATCGCCACCCTGACCTACCAGGACGCCGAGGGGCGGCTGGTCTCGATGCCGATGGGCACCCAGGACTTCGAGGACGCCGGCACCGTCTGGTTCATCACCCAGAAGAGCAGCGAGAAGATCGCCGCCATCAGCGCGCGACCCGACGTCAACGTCGCGTACGCCGCCGACAAGGGCTGGGTCTCGCTGAGCGGCACCGCCCGGCTCTCCGATGACAGGGCAAAGCTCAAGGAGCTGTGGGACGCCTCCGCCGGCATCTTCATGTCCGGCGGACCCGACGACCCCGACAACGTGCTCCTGCGCGTCGACGGAAGCACCGCGGAGTACTGGGAGTCCCCCGGCAAGGTGGCCGCCGCCGTCACGCTCGTGAAGGGACTGCTCACCGACGGCGAGCCCGACCTCGGCGACAACGCCGTCGTCGACGTCTGA
- a CDS encoding HAD-IA family hydrolase: MSPVRAVVLDIGSVLEVVDDSVFPAPFLARHGFAPDSFEVCVRALPGDGMTGRVSESEVRSHWQTELCLSDAQAGELLTDFWRWYVGTLDQPLYDWFAGLRDRGLTVGILSNSAPGAREAERLYGFEDITDDIVYSHEVGLAKPDPAIYELTARRLGVQPEEIAFLDDHAPHVEASRAAGWHGVLHEDTAASIAQLEALIQD; this comes from the coding sequence GTGAGCCCGGTGCGGGCAGTCGTCCTCGACATCGGCTCGGTGCTCGAGGTCGTCGACGACAGCGTCTTCCCGGCGCCGTTCCTGGCGCGCCACGGGTTCGCACCCGACTCGTTCGAGGTGTGCGTCCGGGCGCTGCCCGGCGACGGTATGACGGGCCGGGTCTCGGAGTCCGAGGTCCGCTCCCACTGGCAGACCGAGCTTTGTCTGAGTGATGCGCAGGCCGGCGAGCTGTTGACCGACTTCTGGCGATGGTACGTCGGCACGCTTGACCAGCCGTTGTACGACTGGTTCGCCGGGCTGCGCGACCGCGGCCTCACCGTTGGCATCCTCAGCAACTCCGCACCGGGCGCACGTGAGGCCGAGCGCTTGTACGGCTTCGAGGACATCACCGACGACATCGTCTACTCCCACGAGGTCGGGCTGGCCAAGCCCGACCCGGCGATCTACGAGCTGACGGCGCGACGGCTGGGCGTGCAACCCGAGGAGATCGCGTTCCTCGACGACCACGCGCCGCACGTCGAGGCGTCGCGGGCGGCCGGCTGGCACGGCGTACTGCATGAGGACACTGCTGCGTCGATCGCCCAGCTCGAGGCGCTCATCCAGGACTGA